A region of Chelonia mydas isolate rCheMyd1 chromosome 7, rCheMyd1.pri.v2, whole genome shotgun sequence DNA encodes the following proteins:
- the IRAK2 gene encoding interleukin-1 receptor-associated kinase-like 2 codes for MAQQQPGPGSSPQPAYLHTLPACVLEEFCQKMDCLNDYDWMRFASYVITDQTELRKIKCMEKTGISITRELMWWWGVRLATVQQLLELLQGLQLYQAAQVILDWVSVSNITNPARVPLESPKQESIPCYPTENKNKAKENEIGPSPDLPAANPVSGGISDSLPYPLPPPEDLMHSLQSNPPHSSSVKPCGSSSPWQETIADLPSGSLLWTQGEVINATNGFSAENRINEGIFAEVYKGQRHNAVYVIKRLKEMECTSQNSTQRFFHTEVQICFRCCHINILQLVGFSLESGYHCLIYPYMENGSLENRLQCQVGSMPLTWEKRITISIGLIRAIQYLHNFGILHGNVKSSNVLLDENFTPKLGHSGLRLYSVEKKSDYAVMKTKVLQASLTYLPEDFVRHGQLTQKIDIFGCGIVLAEMLTGTKAMDEGRTPIYLKDAIADEIQAAKESSCSKHKTFENLAAKEICCKYLDRKVGHLPSEIAVHFATAICLCLRKKNLDIAEVYEMMEMAEHKIRDHSILDGSTFSGFSINTPEETDDETASYNYGSSGDSNEDSATARSLKCANSSPPLLRVMPPEMYNGQMSQVPCESDESSSFVWDPVEGSAYGPPSRGCTDPENATSSYSGRNDEICTGGFQEGNVASNENKNTLEMVFPAKRMVSSTNAILDPSCSSQGLAKETSWEIKINDKKKKLMENILLYEEEKLNSSELFESQI; via the exons CCTCCTATGTGATAACTGATCAGACAGAGCTGCGGAAAATCAAGTGCATGGAGAAGACGGGAATCAGCATAACGAGAGAACTCATGTGGTGGTGGGGAGTGAGGCTAGCAACAGTCCAACAGTTACTAGAACTTCTCCAAGGACTGCAGCTCTACCAAGCAGCACAAGTGATTCTGGACT GGGTATCAGTCTCTAATATTACTAATCCTGCCAGAGTACCATTAGAGTCACCTAAACAAGAGAGCATACCCTGTTAtcccacagaaaacaaaaataaagccaaAGAAAATGAGATTGGACCATCACCAGACTTACCAGCAGCTA ATCCAGTTTCTGGAGGAATCTCAGACTCACTCCCTTATCCACTACCTCCCCCAGAGGACCTTATGCACTCCCTACAATCAAATCCTCCTCATTCATCGAGTGTGAAG CCCTGTGGTTCTTCCAGTCCTTGGCAGGAAACGATTGCTGATCTCCCTAGTGGGAGCCTTTTGTGGACCCAGGGGGAAGTGATAAATGCTACCAATGGTTTCAGTGCGGAGAACAGAATTAACGAAGGTATTTTTGCTGAGGTCTACAAAGGTCAGAGACACAATGCAGTATACGTCATTAAAAGGCTTAAAGAG ATGGAATGTACAAGCCAGAATTCAACACAAAGATTCTTTCATACAGAAGTACAGATTTGCTTTCG GTGTTGTCACATTAACATTTTACAACTAGTGGGTTTCTCACTAGAAAGTGGATATCACTGTCTGATATACCCCTACATGGAAAATGGATCGCTTGAAAACAGACTACAGTGTCAG GTTGGTTCTATGCCATTAACCTGGGAGAAACGCATCACAATTTCTATAGGACTTATCCGAGCCATTCAGTATCTCCATAACTTTGGGATTCTGCATGGGAATGTCAAGAG CTCCAATGTTTTGCTGGATGAAAACTTCACACCAAAACTTGGACATTCCGGTCTCCGACTgtattctgtggaaaaaaaatcagactatgCTGTGATGAAAACCAAAGTTTTACAAGCTTCCCTCACTTACCTGCCAGAAGATTTTGTCAGGCATGGACAGCTAACACAAAAAATTGACATCTTTGGTTGTGGAATA GTTTTAGCAGAGATGCTGACAGGCACTAAGGCAATGGATGAAGGAAGAACCCCTATTTATCTG AAAGATGCAATTGCTGATGAAATTCAAGCAGCAAAAGAAAGTTCATGCTCCAAGCacaaaacctttgaaaatcttgctgCCAAGGAAATATGCTGCAAATATCTAGACAGGAAGGTGGGACACTTGCCATCAGAAATTGCTGTTCATTTTGCCACTGCTATCTGCCTTTGTCTGCGGAAAAAGAATCTTGACATAGCAGAG GTGTATGAAATGATGGAAATGGCTGAACATAAAATAAGAGATCACAGCATTCTTGATGGCAGCACTTTTTCTGGATTCTCCATTAATACCCCAGAAGAAACAGATGATGAGACAGCTAGTTACAATTATGGTTCTTCAGGTGATAGCAATGAGGACAGTGCAACAGCAAGGTCCCTGAAGTGTGCAAATTCATCCCCACCTTTACTAAGAGTCATGCCACCTGAAATGTACAATGGACAGATGTCACAGGTCCCTTGTGAATCGGATGAATCAAGTAGTTTTGTTTGGGATCCTGTGGAGGGTTCTGCATATGGCCCACCTAGCCGTGGCTGTACTGATCCAGAAAATGCCACATCCTCATATTCCGGGAGAAATGATGAAATATGTACTGGTGGCTTCCAAGAAGGAAATGTGGCatccaatgaaaataaaaacacgTTGGAAATGGTATTTCCTGCAAAAAGAATGGTTTCTTCAACCAATGCAATCCTTGACCCTTCATGTTCTTCACAAG GATTAGCCAAAGAAACCTCCTGGGAAATAAAGATCAATgataaaaaaaagaagcttatggaaaatattttactatATGAAGAAGAAAAGTTAAACAGCTCTGAACTCTTTGAGTCTCAAATATGA